In Clostridium omnivorum, the DNA window CCCGATACATGAACGTCTTCAAATATAACCTCAGCGCCTTTTTTAAATAGCTGGTTTATAACTCTTGATACCAATTTTTCATTCCCTGGTATAGGCGTAGCAGAAATAATAACTGTATCTCCTGGAACTATATTTACCTTTTTGTGTTCAGAAGCAGCCATTCTTGATAATGCTGCCATTGGCTCTCCTTGACTTCCTGTTGTTATAATTACAATTTGATCCTCAGCATATCTGTTAATGCTGTCAATATTTATCATTATATCTTTTTCAATATCCAAATACCCAAGCTCTGCTGCAACAGCTACTATATTTTCCATACTTCTTCCTGAAACAGCAATTTTCTTTCCATATTTGCTAGCAGCCCTTATAACTTGCTGTATTCTATGGATATTAGAAGCAAAAGTTGCAACAATAATTCTCCCCTTTGCTTTAGTAAAAAGCTTTTCAAAAGTTTCTCCAACAGTACTTTCAGACATAGTGTATCCTGGTCTTTCTACATTTGTACTGTCAGCCATCATTACAACAACACCTTTTTTACCTAGCTCTGCAAACCTTCCAAAATCAGCTACTACTCCATCTATTGGAGTATAATCAATCTTGAAATCCCCAGTATGAAGAACAATTCCAACTGGTGTATGAATTGCAATTGCTACTGCATCAGCAATACTATGACTAGTTTTTATGAACTCAACTGACATATTATCAAGTTTAGTTATATCCTTTGCCTTCATTACTATAAGTTCAGTAGTACTTAATAATCCATGTTCCTTAAGTTTTGTTTCAACGATTCCAAGTGTTAGTTTTGTGCCATAAACAGGCACATTTAGTTGTTTTAATACATATGGAAGTGCACCAATATGGTCCTCGTGTCCATGCGTTAAAAATATACCTTTAACTCTATCTTTGTTTTTTACAAGATAGCTTACATCCGGAATAACTATATCTATTCCAAACATTTCTTCATCTGGAAACTTTAATCCACAATCTATAACGACAATGTCGTTTTTATATTCTATTGCGGATAAATTCTTTCCAATTTCGTTCAATCCTCCAAGAGGAATAATTTTAATTTTATCTTTTTCCCTTTTCATAGCAACCCTCCTTTTAAAAAAGAAGACATCACTTACTACGAACTGCTTTTACATTCATTGCAAATTCCAAAAAACTTTACACTATGATTTTTTATTTCAAAATCATATTTTGTTTCAATATCGTGCTCTAAAGTTTCAAGCAGGTCACCTTGAACTTCGATAACCCTTCCACAACTATTGCAAATCAAATGATGGTGTTGATGGTTTTCATCCTGTCTTACCAATTCATATCTATTGCATCCATCACTAAGATCTAACTTGCATATAACTCTCATTTCTTCGAGAAGCTGCACTGTTCTATAAACAGTTGCAAGACCGATTTCTGGGCATTCTACTTTTACAAGATCATATATCTCTTCAGTAGTTAAGTGATTACCTTCGTTTTTAATTATTATATCTACTATAGCTCTCCTTTGAGGAGTAAGCTTATAACCCTTTTGTTTTAAATCATTTTTCAATTTTTCTATTTCGCTAGGAGATAAATTTGACATTATAATACCCCGCTTCACAATTTGCTAAATTATAGCATTCTTACTATAAACAGATATATGCACTATAATAATACTATAGCAGCATTTTGTCAATTGATAATCGTTAGTAAATAGAAAATATGATAATTCCTTATTAGTTTAATTCATTGTCTGAAAACAAGGTTTCATAAGCTTCTGCTACCATTTCGAACTCTTCATCGTCGTCTACTGTTGCTAAAACATCGTTGCCATTCTCATCTTGATCAATTCTAAGTGCAATAGCATCAACATCTTCCTCATCCATTGGAACTACAATAACATATTCCCTATCTTCAATATCAAGCTTAGTGATAACCTCAAATTCGATTTCTTCACCGTTCTCGTCTGTTAAAATTATTGTGCTTACATCGTTTTCCATTCTTTTCTCTCCTTTTTTTATTTATAATTTTTTATTACTTAAACTATCTAAATAACCTTGTAATATGTATGTAGCGGCAATCTTATCTACTATCTTTTTTCTTTTTGCTCTAGACAAATCTGCCTCAAGCATTGCTCTATGAGCAGCCACCGTAGTAAGTCTCTCATCCCACATTCTTATTTCAAGATTAGTATATTCCTTTATTAATTCGCAAAATTTTAATATCTTCTCTCCTGATGGTCCAATTGTACCATTCATATTTTTAGGCAGCCCAACAACTATTGATTCAACAGAGTACTCCTTACATATTTTATTTATTTCCTCTAAATCTTTGTTTTTTCCTACCCTTTTTATTGTAGTTATTCCTTGTGCAGTAAATCCTAAAGGATCACAAACTGCAACTCCTATAGTCTTTTCACCTACATCCAATCCCAATATTCGCATACTTCTCTCCTCATATTATGCATAAAGTTAAAATAAAAATGCCCATAAGGGCACTTTTATTTTATACCTAGATAGGATTTCAAAACTTCCTCAAGTATCTCATCTCTTTCTAGCTTTCTTACCAAAGCTCTTGCACCATTATAATTGGTAATATAAGTAGGGTCTCCCGAAATTAAATACCCTACAAGTTGATTTACTGGATTATATCCTTTTTTCATAAGGGAATTATAGACCTCAGTCAAAATTTCCTTAGTCAAATCCTTTTTATCTTTAGCTAAATCAAATTGCATTGTATTATCATTATTCCCCATTGCTCTTTCACCCCTTTTTTATCATCCATTTACGGATAAAAGGTTTATTTATACATATATTATAAGTTATTTTTACTAAAAAGTATACTATTTAACCAAGTCTTTAACTATAATATTCACTTGATTAATAGCATCTTGTAGCTTTTCTGGGTTTTTTCCTCCTGCTTGAGCCATGTCTGGTCTTCCTCCACCACCACCGCCAGCAATAGTTGCAATCTCCTTTATGATCTTACCACAGTGTATTCCTTTTGAAACTGCATTTTTTGACGCCATTGCTACAAACTGCACCTTATCATTGCTGCTGCTCCCAAGTACAACTAACCCATCTGAAATCTTATCTCTCAGTTTATCAGCAAGATTCCTTAAGGAATCTCCATCGATTTCTTCTAGTGCTGCTGCAACTAACTTGATTCCATTAACTTCTTTTGCAGTACTAAGTATATCCTCTTCAATGGAGCCTGTTAATTTTGATTTTAACTCAGCAATTTCCTTGTCTTTTTCCTTTAGCTCAGATGACTGAGAATGAAGTTTATTAATAATATTTTTTTCTGTGCATTTAAGAGTTTCAGCAACTTCCTTTAGAAGGTTACCCTTATATTCAACAAATCTTATTGCATTAAATCCAGTAACTGCTTCTATTCTTCTTATTCCTGCTGCTACTCCAGCTTCAGAAGTTATTTTAAACAAACCTATTTCTCCTGAATTAAATACGTGAGTTCCTCCACATAGTTCCTTACTGAATTCTCCTACAGATACTACTCTTACGCTATCGCCATACTTTTCATCAAATAGAGCAACTGCGCCACTTTGCTTTGCTTCATCGATTGACATTACATCAGTATCAACGCTGTATACTGTCATTATATTTTCGTTAACTATATTTTCAACTCTAGTTATCTCTTCCTCAGATAGAGCACTAAAATGAGTGAAGTCAAATCTTAACTTATCTTCATCAACATAAGAACCAGATTGATGAACATGACTTCCAAGTACTAGCTTTAAAGCAGATTGAAGCATATGAGTAGCAGTATGGTTTTTGCGTATGTTGTTCCTTCTAGCTTTATCCACTTCAAAAGTAGCTTGTGTATCAACGCCCACAGTTCCTTCGAGAACATTTACGAAATGAAGTACTTTTCCTGCTATGCTTTTCTTACAATCTAAAACCTGAGCTTTAAAATTAGAGTTGTATATTAATCCTTTGTCTCCAACTTGGCCTCCCATTTCAGCATAGAAAGTTGTTTGCTCAGAAACAATTATACCTGAAGAACCAGCTTCTAAGTTTGATACAAACTCATTATCTTTAATCAATAGAAGAATTTTAGAATCACACTTGGTTTCACCATAACCTACAAAAGTAGTATTTACATCTGCAGGTATCTTATTCAATATACCATCATCGCTTCCCATGTAATTTGAATCTTCTCTTGCAGCTCTAGCTCTTTCCCTTTGTGACTGCATCTCTCTGTTAAAACCTTCTAAATCAACACTTATTCCCTTCTCTTCAAGTATTTCTTCAGTTAATTCATATGGAAAACCATAAGTATCATATAACTTAAAGGCCTTATCCCCAGAAAGCACTTTTATTCCTTCATTTTCAAGCTCATCAGTGTAATCCCTTAATATTTGCATTCCCCCATCTATAGTTTCTGCAAATCTTTCTTCTTCTAATTGAATAACCTTCTTTAAATATTCCTCTTTTTCCTTTAGTTCTGGATAAGCTCCTCCAAAATTATCTATAACAACCTCACACAATTTTGTTAGGAAGGTTCCTTCAATACCAAGAAGTTTTCCATGTCTAGCAGCCCTTCTTAAAAGTCTTCTTAATACGTATCCTCTACCTTCATTAGAAGGAAGTACCCCATCACTAATCATAAAGGTAACGCTTCTAGCATGATCAGTAATTATTCTAATTGATACATCAGTTTTGCTATTCTCATTATATTTTGCACCTGAAATTTCACAAACCTTAAGTAGTATGTTTTTGATAGCGTCAACTTCAAAAATGTTATCAACACCCTGCATTATTGTTGAAATTCTTTCAAGTCCCATACCAGTATCAATATTTGGATTTGCCAATCTATTATATACTCCATTTTCGTCCTTATCAAACTGAGTAAATACCAAATTCCAAAACTCTACTATTCTGTCTTCATCAGCAGCTTTAATAAATTCTTCAACAGTAGTAACCTTTCCAGTTCCCCTATCATAGTGAATCTCTGAGCATGGCCCACAAGGTCCCTGACCTATTTCCCAGAAATTATCATCCTTTCCAAGTCTAAATATTCTTGATGGATCTATGTCTGTTTTACTAGTCCATATATCGTAAGCTTCATCATCTTCCAAATAAATTGTTGCATATAGTTTATCCTTAGGAATGCCTAATACCACAGTAACAAATTCCCAAGCCCATGGAATAATTTCATTCTTAAAATAATCTCCAAATGAAAAGTTACCGAGCATTTCAAAG includes these proteins:
- a CDS encoding ribonuclease J; translation: MKREKDKIKIIPLGGLNEIGKNLSAIEYKNDIVVIDCGLKFPDEEMFGIDIVIPDVSYLVKNKDRVKGIFLTHGHEDHIGALPYVLKQLNVPVYGTKLTLGIVETKLKEHGLLSTTELIVMKAKDITKLDNMSVEFIKTSHSIADAVAIAIHTPVGIVLHTGDFKIDYTPIDGVVADFGRFAELGKKGVVVMMADSTNVERPGYTMSESTVGETFEKLFTKAKGRIIVATFASNIHRIQQVIRAASKYGKKIAVSGRSMENIVAVAAELGYLDIEKDIMINIDSINRYAEDQIVIITTGSQGEPMAALSRMAASEHKKVNIVPGDTVIISATPIPGNEKLVSRVINQLFKKGAEVIFEDVHVSGHACQEELKLMHTLVKPKFFLPVHGEYRHLKQHYELARKLGMPADNIVIADNGDVIEITRDSIKKSGTVVSGQVFVDGLGVGDVGNIVLRDRKHLSQDGILTVVVTIEKETGSVIAGPDIISRGFVYVRESEDLMDEARIIVRDALRQCEEKHITEWATIKTNIKDSLRMFLYEKTKRKPMILPIIMEI
- a CDS encoding Fur family transcriptional regulator, whose product is MSNLSPSEIEKLKNDLKQKGYKLTPQRRAIVDIIIKNEGNHLTTEEIYDLVKVECPEIGLATVYRTVQLLEEMRVICKLDLSDGCNRYELVRQDENHQHHHLICNSCGRVIEVQGDLLETLEHDIETKYDFEIKNHSVKFFGICNECKSSS
- a CDS encoding DUF1292 domain-containing protein, which translates into the protein MENDVSTIILTDENGEEIEFEVITKLDIEDREYVIVVPMDEEDVDAIALRIDQDENGNDVLATVDDDEEFEMVAEAYETLFSDNELN
- the ruvX gene encoding Holliday junction resolvase RuvX, with protein sequence MRILGLDVGEKTIGVAVCDPLGFTAQGITTIKRVGKNKDLEEINKICKEYSVESIVVGLPKNMNGTIGPSGEKILKFCELIKEYTNLEIRMWDERLTTVAAHRAMLEADLSRAKRKKIVDKIAATYILQGYLDSLSNKKL
- a CDS encoding IreB family regulatory phosphoprotein, with protein sequence MGNNDNTMQFDLAKDKKDLTKEILTEVYNSLMKKGYNPVNQLVGYLISGDPTYITNYNGARALVRKLERDEILEEVLKSYLGIK
- the alaS gene encoding alanine--tRNA ligase: MKKMGLNEIREAYLEFFESKDHLRMPSFSLVPKNDKSLLLINAGMAPLKPYFTGLQTPPSKRVTTCQKCIRTGDIENVGKTSRHGTFFEMLGNFSFGDYFKNEIIPWAWEFVTVVLGIPKDKLYATIYLEDDEAYDIWTSKTDIDPSRIFRLGKDDNFWEIGQGPCGPCSEIHYDRGTGKVTTVEEFIKAADEDRIVEFWNLVFTQFDKDENGVYNRLANPNIDTGMGLERISTIMQGVDNIFEVDAIKNILLKVCEISGAKYNENSKTDVSIRIITDHARSVTFMISDGVLPSNEGRGYVLRRLLRRAARHGKLLGIEGTFLTKLCEVVIDNFGGAYPELKEKEEYLKKVIQLEEERFAETIDGGMQILRDYTDELENEGIKVLSGDKAFKLYDTYGFPYELTEEILEEKGISVDLEGFNREMQSQRERARAAREDSNYMGSDDGILNKIPADVNTTFVGYGETKCDSKILLLIKDNEFVSNLEAGSSGIIVSEQTTFYAEMGGQVGDKGLIYNSNFKAQVLDCKKSIAGKVLHFVNVLEGTVGVDTQATFEVDKARRNNIRKNHTATHMLQSALKLVLGSHVHQSGSYVDEDKLRFDFTHFSALSEEEITRVENIVNENIMTVYSVDTDVMSIDEAKQSGAVALFDEKYGDSVRVVSVGEFSKELCGGTHVFNSGEIGLFKITSEAGVAAGIRRIEAVTGFNAIRFVEYKGNLLKEVAETLKCTEKNIINKLHSQSSELKEKDKEIAELKSKLTGSIEEDILSTAKEVNGIKLVAAALEEIDGDSLRNLADKLRDKISDGLVVLGSSSNDKVQFVAMASKNAVSKGIHCGKIIKEIATIAGGGGGGRPDMAQAGGKNPEKLQDAINQVNIIVKDLVK